Below is a window of Tolypothrix bouteillei VB521301 DNA.
CTGCATGAGTACAAATATTCTGACTCGCAGTTCCCACCAGTTTAGCTGTACCTGCAGTCACTGCTTCTGGTCTTTCAGTGGTTTCTCTCAGCACCAGTACAGGTTTTCCCAAACTGGGTGCTTCTTCCTGCAAACCACCAGAATCAGTCAGTACAAGATGCGATCGCATAATAGCCCCGACCAATTCGGCATAATCCAAAGGTTCTGTTAGAAAAATGCGGGGATGGTTACCCAGCCATGCTTGTAATGGTTCTCGCACGGTAGGGTTGCGATGCAACGGTAATAGCAACGCTGTATCGGGAATTTTATCCAGTATTTGCAAAAATCCTTGAGCAATATCTTGCAATGGTTCGCCCCAATTCTCACGACGGTGAACTGTTGCTAGCAAAACGCGGTACTGAGACCATTCCAATCCGGGTACATAACAAGCAGGTTCCCGTGCAGCAACACTCAATAGTGCATCAATCACTGTGTTACCTGTCAAGCACACTTTACCCAAAACACCAGAACGTTCCAAATTTTCTACAGCTAAGGGAGTTGGTGCAAAATGCAGTTGAGTGAGTTGCGAAATCAGCCTGCGATTCGCTTCTTCTGGATATGGATTGAGCAAATCATCCGTTCGTAACCCGGCTTCCACATGACCTACAGGAATTTTTTGATAAAACGCTGCCAAAGTTGCTGCAAAAGCAGTGGTTGTATCGCCTTGCACGATCGCCAAATCCGGCTTGTTTTGTTGGAATAATTCTTCCAAACCCCTCAAACTGCGGCAAGTTATGTCGCTGAGGCTCTGCTTTGGCTGCATAATTTCGAGATCGTCATTAGCTTTGAGGTCAAACAACTGCATCACTTGTTCCACCATCTCGCGATGCTGTCCGGTGAGAATAACTTTAGTATCAACAGTTGAAGAGTTCTGAAAAACCTGAATCACTGGAGCTAGCTTAATTGCTTCCGGACGAGTACCTAATATAATGTGAATCTGTTTTTTAGCCATATGTTATTGGTAAGTGTGTCATTTGTCATTGGTCAATAGTAGTGTAGGGTGGACAATACCAACCACATATCTTTGTTATTGGCTATTACAACACCATTTCTCTCTTGCACGGAAAACCCCGCGCCCGAAGGGAGTTCCCTTACATGTATTTTAAAGATTAAGTAGATTCATATAATTATTCTTATTCAGATTAAATTGAGCCACCCAAACCTCATATAAAAGTTTCCATAAAACAAAACAGGTAGGATCTTTATTCCCCAGGAAGAAAATAAAAATAATCAGCGACTAATGACAAATGACACAAACATGAAAAAACCCGGATGAACCGGGCAGGTGTACTGTTGTCGAATTGAGTTGCGGTAATTACATTTTGATTTCACAGGTTAACGGGCAAGAAGCATAAACGCTGGTAGCTTGAATATTCTCAGATTCTCCGTGCAGCCAACTTAACCACTGCACTTCCTTAGGATGAACTCCTTTGAAAGTGAGAACGCCTGCTGCCAACACCACAGCCATCACATTGAACAGAATTAAACCGCCTGCGACCAGTAAAACTGCACTAACAGGCATTACCGATTCCAGCACAATTGACAACAAACACCCAATTGTAGCCATCAAAACCACTAAAGGAAAACCGACAACCAACAAACACACTGCCAATGTAAAAGTCCATATCAAAAAACTTTTAACTATTAGTAAAGAGTAAGTCTTTCCTAAATCAGATGTCTGAGACAAAGTCATAACTCTATTCTCCAAAATGCAAGACAGAAATTTGAATTGTTGGAATCTCGCTTACTTTGCAGCGGGATCAACGATTATTAGAAGTTCAGTATATAAAAACCACTTGGGAAAATGAGCATTTATTTAATAAACTTTACAGTTAATCTTTCGCAATTATGGAGCTCTATCTGGTAGGGGAGTTGGTGGAAAACTCCCCTACATCATCTATCTCTCGATAGAGAGGTAATTTGGGATCGATCTTTAAGGTTTATTTCAGGTGCTGTGCTTCCAAGACGCTTAACATTTCTTATGAAAATAGATGGTGTTTCTCATAATTCATGATTGGCGTTGAAGGAATTCTGAGTCGTGGTTTCACGCACAAACACAGCACGCGAATATAAAGATCGGAAAAATTTTTCTCATATAACAATAAAGTTTTTCTAAAGAATTTTAGGTATATAAAAGCACTTTAAAATGTAACT
It encodes the following:
- the wecB gene encoding non-hydrolyzing UDP-N-acetylglucosamine 2-epimerase produces the protein MAKKQIHIILGTRPEAIKLAPVIQVFQNSSTVDTKVILTGQHREMVEQVMQLFDLKANDDLEIMQPKQSLSDITCRSLRGLEELFQQNKPDLAIVQGDTTTAFAATLAAFYQKIPVGHVEAGLRTDDLLNPYPEEANRRLISQLTQLHFAPTPLAVENLERSGVLGKVCLTGNTVIDALLSVAAREPACYVPGLEWSQYRVLLATVHRRENWGEPLQDIAQGFLQILDKIPDTALLLPLHRNPTVREPLQAWLGNHPRIFLTEPLDYAELVGAIMRSHLVLTDSGGLQEEAPSLGKPVLVLRETTERPEAVTAGTAKLVGTASQNICTHAVELLTNPTAYETMANAINPFGDGQAAKRILQIVQNYFGMSS